In Maridesulfovibrio bastinii DSM 16055, the genomic window TTTTTCATGTTTTCTGGAAAGTTCGAACAGATTAACCATTTCGCGAAAACTGTCATAATAAGACCGCGCGGCAACGGCTGCTCCTGAAAAAATTTCGCCAAGACGGTCGCCGCTTTCAAGAGTTGAAAACTGCTCAGCCAATTTAACTACATCATTACTTAATTTTTCAACTTTGCTGATATATTCGCCATCGCCTCTGATAAGATAATTTTTTTCATGCCTCCGAGCCTGCAGAATATCATTAGACATAAGTGAAGCAGCGCTTTGAATTTTCAAATTAGTTTCTATTGAGTTTACAGCGATAATTCCAAAAACCGCTACTGTGGCTGTAAAAATAAAAACCAGACCGAATCCGATTAAAAGTTTTAAACTGATTTTTAAATTGCCGAACATTTAGATCCCCCTTAAGTATGACGCCTGTAAACCTTTTACGCACATCAGGTGGCGTCATCTAAGGAATGGCAATTAATGTACCAGAACATTCGTTTTGATTTTTATTTCAACATTCTAATTTAATTAAATTTTATATTTTTAAAAATAGGAATCAATTTTAACAGTGGATTTACCATGTCGGGGATGTTTGCAGTGTGTAAAAAAAATCAACAGGCGGAATAATGTATAAATTGAAAAAGCCCTTCAAACACATTTCAGTGAATGAAGGGCTTATGCAGATTTTATGATGTGTAACTTCAGTTTTTAATTCTGGAAGAAGATATAAAAGTTATCAACGACATAACCAGAAATACCGCATCACGGACAAGTAGTGTTGTGATACTTTCAGTAGCTTCGGCATCAGTAGAAAAACAGCCACAGGCAATATCCAGACCTCTGGAACTATTATAAGCCAGAGCTGCTATAAAAATAAAAAGCATCAGTGAAACAATAAATGAGGAAGCTCTGGTCATAACTCCGGTAATCAGCAAAGCTCCGCAGACGAATTCCAGCCACGGAAGAACTATAACCACTGGAGATATAAATGAATCAGGAAGAATCTGATAATTATAAACGATGCCCGCAAATCCCATCGGGTCAAATATTTTATCCACACTGGCAACAATAAAAATTAAACCTAAAAGGATTCTGACTATTCTAAAAAATGAAGTCATTATTGTGCCTCCAGATCTTTTCCAAGGTTCAACCAGCCATCAAGGCCATCCGGATATACCCGGACATCCTTGAATCCAAGGTCTAGAAGCTTTTCTCCGGCAATTCTACTTTTACCGCAGGTCAGGCCGTCACAATAAACAACCACAGTGGCATTAGCATTAAGTTTTGCAACCGCGTCCTGTAAAATATCTCCCTCAGCGGTGGAAGGTATATTGATTGCTCCGGGTATATGCCCCATACTGAATTCCATTGAATCACGGGCATCCACAAACACAGTCCCGTTCTTATCCGCAATTTCTGATAAGTCCTGACTGGTTATATCAACAAGCCCTACAGATTCGTCCTGCACTTCATGCGAATATGCCATAGGGAAAGGCTCAAGACGCAATTTATTCATTGCAAATCCAAGAAAAGATGAAACCGCAACGATTATAATAATCTGAACAACTATAACTATTTTTTTCAAATTTATACCTGCAACTATACCGTATAATTTGTTTAATACGACAGATAACCAGCCTAACCCGCAGCTGCTGGCAGCTTATAAACAACATCAATTTTTAATGTTTTCATTAATTCATTGCTGCCATAACAGCCATAAATATATACGAATTAATCTGTAGAAGCCCTCCAGAGTAAATATCAATTTTAGCATTAAAACTACTTTCAGATATAATCGGACATATTCAGGCAAAGCATACAGTTTGTACCATTTTCCTGCAACAATAAGAAAAACAGTAAATTATATAAAAAAAGGGCGTATTCATAATTTTATGAATACGCCCTTCTTTCAGGGAGACCAGACACCCGGGATATACCGTTACCGCTGCTCCTTTTCAGGCCTGACGGGGTTCACGACGCACCCGCCGTCCGGCCTCCCTGAAAAACACACTATCCGTGCGCAGGTGGTTTAACTATGTTCTGAGAGGTTAATTGTCAAGTAAAAAAGGAATAAAGAATATTTTCATGCCAACTTAAATCTATAACTAAAACATCCTTTTAATAATTTGCCTTTTATAGTATAAAAAATTAAGCACTAGCCACTTAGATATGGGGTCTGTATTAAACTTTTATAGAATTAACTTATAAGCTTACGGGGTAGTTATTTATAATGAATGCAACTCAGCCTATAGTAGACAACTTAAGTCTGGATATGCTCAGTCCTGATTCCCTTAACTCTCTGGTAGAGAAAGCTATCTCTTTTGCCAGTATTTACGGATTACGCCTTATCGTAGCAATCGTAGTCCTTTTATTCGGAATCCTTGTAGCCCGCCAGTCTTCAAAAATAATGTCCAGAATCCTGCGGAAAGCCAAAGTTGACGACA contains:
- a CDS encoding MauE/DoxX family redox-associated membrane protein yields the protein MTSFFRIVRILLGLIFIVASVDKIFDPMGFAGIVYNYQILPDSFISPVVIVLPWLEFVCGALLITGVMTRASSFIVSLMLFIFIAALAYNSSRGLDIACGCFSTDAEATESITTLLVRDAVFLVMSLITFISSSRIKN
- a CDS encoding rhodanese-like domain-containing protein yields the protein MKKIVIVVQIIIIVAVSSFLGFAMNKLRLEPFPMAYSHEVQDESVGLVDITSQDLSEIADKNGTVFVDARDSMEFSMGHIPGAINIPSTAEGDILQDAVAKLNANATVVVYCDGLTCGKSRIAGEKLLDLGFKDVRVYPDGLDGWLNLGKDLEAQ